A section of the Geoalkalibacter ferrihydriticus DSM 17813 genome encodes:
- the ylqF gene encoding ribosome biogenesis GTPase YlqF, with protein sequence MIIDWYPGHMKKARAQIVEVLPTIDLIIEVLDARLPVSSANPLLEKLRGAKPCIKVLNKKDLADPTVTKAWVGFFEQQQRVKAIPLEAKDRRDVGLLPKLCRTMAPNRGNKGQKPLRVMVVGIPNVGKSTLINTLAGKRMARVGDKPAITTCPQKIDLRNGILLSDTPGLLWPAMDDQAGACRLAASGAIGDNAFDPPDIALMTIEYLVGKYPALLLQGYQLTDLPENSTEILMEIGRRRGCLVKGGDVDLNRAAIQFLRDLRAGKLGRISLERPGEAPVPPGDSDSDESSL encoded by the coding sequence ATGATTATCGACTGGTATCCCGGTCACATGAAGAAAGCGCGGGCGCAGATCGTTGAGGTCCTGCCGACCATCGACCTGATCATCGAAGTTCTCGATGCCCGCCTGCCGGTCAGCAGCGCCAATCCTCTGCTGGAGAAATTGCGGGGCGCCAAGCCCTGCATCAAGGTGCTGAACAAGAAAGATCTGGCCGATCCGACGGTCACTAAGGCCTGGGTCGGTTTTTTTGAACAACAGCAGAGAGTGAAGGCAATCCCTCTCGAAGCCAAAGACCGGCGCGATGTCGGACTGTTGCCAAAACTCTGTCGCACAATGGCGCCCAACCGCGGCAACAAAGGGCAGAAGCCACTGCGAGTCATGGTCGTCGGCATACCCAATGTCGGCAAGTCGACCCTGATCAATACGCTGGCGGGCAAAAGGATGGCAAGAGTCGGCGACAAGCCGGCCATCACCACCTGTCCGCAAAAGATCGACCTGCGCAATGGCATCCTGCTCTCCGATACACCCGGGTTGCTGTGGCCGGCGATGGATGATCAGGCAGGCGCTTGTCGCCTGGCCGCCAGCGGCGCAATTGGCGACAACGCCTTCGATCCTCCTGATATCGCCCTGATGACCATCGAATACCTGGTCGGCAAATATCCGGCGCTGCTGCTGCAGGGCTATCAACTGACGGACCTTCCCGAAAACTCAACCGAAATCCTGATGGAAATCGGTCGCCGCCGCGGCTGCCTGGTCAAGGGCGGCGATGTCGACCTGAACCGCGCGGCCATACAATTCCTGCGCGACCTGCGCGCCGGAAAGCTGGGACGGATCAGCCTGGAGCGACCCGGAGAAGCACCGGTTCCGCCTGGAGACTCGGACAGCGATGAATCCAGCCTTTAA
- a CDS encoding RNA recognition motif domain-containing protein — protein MKDKSTNKDLYVSDISSNVQEEDLRKLFAVCGKVRAVHLITDQKTGQFKGCAFINMGTAAEAKDALNTLDGTRLIDRCIKVRAARPKNTMAPATPSAPEKPRKARGARGRRQ, from the coding sequence ATGAAAGACAAATCAACGAACAAAGACCTCTACGTATCCGACATTTCCTCCAATGTCCAGGAGGAGGATCTGCGTAAACTTTTCGCCGTCTGCGGCAAGGTTCGCGCCGTTCACCTGATCACCGACCAGAAGACGGGTCAGTTCAAAGGCTGTGCCTTCATCAACATGGGCACAGCAGCCGAAGCCAAAGATGCGCTGAACACCCTCGACGGCACCCGCCTGATCGATCGCTGCATCAAAGTCAGGGCAGCGCGACCAAAAAACACCATGGCACCAGCGACACCATCCGCTCCAGAAAAACCCCGGAAAGCACGAGGTGCGCGAGGTCGCCGCCAATAA